One genomic window of Thermococcus indicus includes the following:
- a CDS encoding IS607 family transposase — translation MVVKEKLYTLKQASEILGVHPKTIQKWDREGKIKVVRTPGGRRRIPESEIKRLLGIKPQEGLIIGYARVSSRTQKGDLEQQINAIKEYAREKGWQVQILKDIGSGLNENRKNYHKLLELAAKGEVSKVIITYPDRLTRFGFRTLQFFFHQHGAEIITIHEKDKTPKEELIEDLITIISHFAGKLYGMRSNKYKKLKEGAKKLIKEVESE, via the coding sequence ATGGTGGTGAAAGAGAAACTCTACACGCTCAAACAGGCGAGCGAGATACTCGGAGTCCACCCGAAAACAATCCAAAAATGGGACAGGGAAGGAAAAATCAAAGTCGTCCGAACCCCCGGCGGGCGGAGAAGAATACCAGAGAGCGAAATAAAACGCCTTCTTGGCATAAAACCCCAAGAAGGCCTGATAATCGGTTACGCGAGAGTCTCCAGCCGCACGCAAAAGGGCGACTTAGAACAACAAATCAATGCAATAAAAGAATACGCAAGAGAAAAAGGCTGGCAAGTCCAAATCCTTAAGGACATCGGCTCCGGATTGAACGAGAACAGGAAAAACTACCACAAACTCCTTGAATTAGCCGCAAAAGGAGAAGTCTCAAAAGTCATCATCACTTACCCCGACAGGCTCACCCGTTTCGGGTTTAGAACACTACAATTCTTCTTCCATCAACACGGGGCAGAAATAATAACAATCCACGAGAAGGACAAAACACCAAAAGAAGAACTCATCGAGGACTTAATAACCATAATCAGCCACTTTGCGGGTAAACTCTACGGAATGCGTTCCAACAAGTACAAAAAACTCAAAGAAGGTGCTAAAAAACTCATCAAGGAGGTCGAGAGTGAGTGA
- a CDS encoding RNA-guided endonuclease InsQ/TnpB family protein, which translates to MKRTVTVKLQPSKEQTKILHQLADAGAKAWNRVNYLRRQQFFEGKIVDFNSTEKTVYKEFKREIGSATLQQIARKNAEAWRSFFSLLRKKQNGELPSWLKPKPPNYLKEDEKRRPLIVLRNDQYKIEGNKLILKGLGKFKRLEIQFKGRIHLKGKQGRLEITYDSVKRKWYAHLSLTVEEKLEGAEWVKLPRTLQGSLSAGIDLGVNNLMAVYVENGESFLVNGRPLKSIDFYWRRKIADYQSKLNKSGAKKSRKLRRMHEKVKLQAKHYINTAVRQTVKKLYDLGVSRIVVGYPKGIARNSKKGSKQNFILSHIWRFSTVIKRLTEVAEEYGIRVLVVNEAFTSKTCPVCGKPHQGARFVRGLFKCPATGLIFNADLVGAFNILKKVMKTITPNLSGLYAQRRGNGGKTLPEGLKAHFELGFNEAPQTSLPVG; encoded by the coding sequence ATGAAGAGAACGGTAACGGTAAAACTCCAACCAAGCAAAGAACAGACGAAAATCCTCCACCAGTTAGCCGACGCTGGAGCTAAAGCCTGGAACAGGGTAAACTACCTGAGGAGACAGCAATTCTTCGAGGGCAAAATCGTGGACTTTAATTCAACCGAGAAGACCGTTTATAAGGAGTTTAAGAGAGAAATAGGCTCAGCAACCCTTCAACAAATAGCGAGGAAGAACGCGGAAGCCTGGCGGAGTTTCTTCTCACTCCTTCGGAAGAAGCAGAACGGAGAACTCCCCTCTTGGCTTAAACCAAAACCACCAAACTACCTCAAAGAAGATGAAAAGAGGAGACCCTTGATCGTCCTCAGAAACGACCAGTATAAGATTGAAGGCAACAAGTTAATTCTAAAAGGCCTTGGAAAATTTAAACGTCTGGAAATTCAGTTTAAGGGCAGAATACACTTGAAGGGGAAGCAAGGGCGGTTAGAAATCACTTACGACTCCGTTAAGAGGAAGTGGTATGCTCACTTAAGCCTCACGGTAGAGGAAAAACTTGAGGGTGCGGAATGGGTTAAGCTTCCGAGAACTCTCCAGGGAAGCCTTTCAGCGGGAATTGACTTGGGAGTGAATAACTTAATGGCCGTTTATGTTGAGAATGGGGAGAGTTTTCTGGTCAATGGGAGGCCGTTAAAGAGCATTGACTTTTACTGGAGAAGAAAAATTGCCGATTATCAGTCAAAACTCAATAAGAGTGGAGCTAAAAAGAGTAGAAAACTTAGGAGAATGCATGAGAAGGTTAAGCTTCAGGCGAAGCATTACATTAATACTGCCGTAAGGCAAACAGTTAAGAAGCTCTACGATTTGGGCGTTTCCAGAATAGTTGTTGGTTATCCGAAAGGCATTGCAAGAAACTCCAAGAAGGGCAGTAAGCAAAACTTCATCCTCTCCCACATCTGGCGGTTTAGTACAGTTATCAAACGCCTGACGGAAGTTGCGGAAGAATATGGTATTCGAGTTTTGGTTGTTAATGAAGCTTTCACTTCTAAAACTTGTCCCGTTTGCGGGAAGCCCCACCAGGGGGCGAGGTTTGTTCGTGGATTATTTAAGTGTCCCGCAACGGGGCTTATCTTCAATGCTGACTTGGTTGGTGCCTTTAACATTTTAAAGAAGGTGATGAAAACCATAACCCCGAATCTGAGCGGTCTTTATGCTCAGAGGAGGGGTAACGGGGGGAAGACCCTCCCCGAGGGGCTGAAGGCCCACTTTGAATTGGGCTTTAATGAAGCCCCCCAAACCTCCCTGCCAGTTGGGTAG
- a CDS encoding inorganic phosphate transporter, whose translation MITALFMAWAIGANDSAKAVGTAVGSGVIGFKRAVLLIGIFTTLGVFLGGSGVSGTVSGLARGMSAGEVGLVLFSAASAVTIASLWGRPISTTQSIIGGLVGASLALGLPVDWWTVGRIASAWVLSPIVAALFAVAIYRLYKPILKRIKGLRNLELAQKWLVFTAAAFSAFNLGANELSNVAGLMEGLGVNGPFKLLLALTLTLGALTFSYGVMMTVGRDISPLGPTSAFSSQFGASLAVSSANLIGLPVSSGQAIVGAISGLGLYKGEHVNLKLLVGIVKGWVIAPVFAGAVSYVLISILA comes from the coding sequence ATGATAACGGCGCTCTTCATGGCCTGGGCGATAGGCGCGAACGACAGCGCAAAGGCCGTTGGGACAGCCGTTGGGTCAGGGGTTATAGGCTTCAAGAGAGCCGTGCTCCTCATAGGGATATTCACCACCTTAGGCGTTTTTCTCGGCGGCTCCGGAGTTTCCGGAACGGTCTCCGGGCTGGCCAGGGGCATGTCAGCGGGCGAGGTTGGTCTCGTTCTCTTCAGCGCAGCCTCGGCCGTAACAATCGCGAGCCTGTGGGGAAGGCCAATCTCAACGACCCAGTCCATAATAGGTGGCCTTGTCGGGGCTTCCCTCGCCCTCGGACTGCCGGTTGATTGGTGGACTGTCGGCAGGATAGCATCGGCGTGGGTTCTCTCACCGATCGTCGCCGCGCTCTTTGCGGTGGCAATCTACAGGCTCTATAAGCCGATTCTAAAGAGGATCAAAGGCCTGCGGAACCTCGAGCTTGCCCAGAAGTGGCTCGTATTCACTGCCGCGGCCTTTTCAGCCTTCAACCTCGGCGCCAACGAGCTCTCCAACGTCGCCGGGCTGATGGAAGGGCTCGGAGTGAATGGACCATTTAAGCTCCTTTTGGCGCTCACCCTAACCCTTGGAGCGCTGACCTTCAGCTACGGCGTGATGATGACGGTTGGAAGGGACATCTCACCCCTCGGGCCGACCTCGGCCTTTTCAAGCCAGTTTGGGGCATCTCTGGCCGTCAGCTCGGCCAACCTGATAGGCCTGCCCGTCAGCTCGGGTCAGGCCATAGTCGGCGCCATAAGCGGTCTGGGCCTCTACAAGGGCGAGCACGTGAACCTCAAACTCCTCGTGGGAATCGTTAAGGGCTGGGTAATCGCGCCTGTTTTCGCGGGTGCGGTATCTTATGTTCTCATCTCCATTCTGGCTTAG
- a CDS encoding SDR family oxidoreductase: MRDKLVVITGGAGFIGSHIAWELVKDNEVIIIDNLYTGKEENVPPGAKLVRADIRDYESIAELISQADYVFHEAAQVSVVESIRDPVFTEEVNVIGTLNILRALLEGQGKLIFASSAAVYGDNPNLPLRETERPKPLSPYGVTKATAEEYLRVFNELYGVPTVALRYFNVFGPRQSANQYAGVISIFINRALKNEPLVIFGDGKQTRDFIYVKDVVRANILAAESRRSNGRVFNVATGRQTTILELAMKIIEITGATSSILFDKPRPGDIRHSLADISEIKSLGFEPEFSLEEGLKKTVEWYSRDHPAGE; this comes from the coding sequence ATGAGGGACAAGCTTGTCGTCATCACAGGAGGGGCAGGATTCATAGGCTCCCACATCGCCTGGGAGCTCGTCAAGGACAACGAGGTAATCATAATCGACAACCTCTACACCGGGAAGGAGGAGAACGTTCCACCGGGGGCAAAGCTCGTAAGGGCCGACATAAGGGATTACGAATCAATAGCCGAGCTGATAAGTCAGGCGGATTACGTTTTTCACGAAGCCGCTCAAGTCAGCGTCGTCGAGAGCATTCGCGATCCGGTTTTCACCGAGGAAGTCAACGTCATCGGCACGCTCAACATACTGAGAGCCCTCCTGGAAGGTCAGGGAAAGCTGATTTTTGCATCCTCCGCGGCGGTCTACGGGGACAACCCGAACCTGCCCCTGAGGGAGACCGAGAGGCCGAAACCGCTCTCACCGTACGGCGTAACCAAAGCGACCGCGGAAGAGTATCTTCGGGTCTTCAACGAGCTCTACGGAGTTCCAACCGTCGCGCTGCGCTACTTCAACGTTTTTGGCCCGAGGCAGAGCGCCAACCAGTACGCGGGAGTTATAAGCATCTTCATCAACCGCGCGCTGAAGAACGAGCCGCTCGTCATCTTCGGCGACGGCAAGCAGACGAGGGACTTCATCTACGTTAAGGACGTCGTTAGGGCGAACATACTTGCCGCCGAGAGCCGGAGGAGCAACGGAAGGGTTTTCAACGTCGCTACCGGAAGGCAGACAACAATACTCGAGCTGGCAATGAAGATAATCGAGATAACCGGGGCGACAAGCTCAATACTCTTCGACAAGCCCAGACCAGGGGACATAAGGCACAGCCTCGCGGATATAAGCGAGATCAAGAGCCTTGGCTTCGAGCCGGAGTTTTCGCTGGAGGAAGGGCTGAAGAAAACGGTGGAGTGGTACTCTAGGGACCACCCCGCGGGGGAGTGA
- a CDS encoding glycosyltransferase — translation MDPLLPCLAVLLLWDGYFFVNYILHIFREYQTGRWLPAVSILIPAYNEGERVLRAIESALSQDYPDFEVIVIDDGSGDNTFEVASSVKSARLKVYRMEHGGKARALNFGLSKASGEIIITTDADSRLEPDAVKELVRRFYSDEVLGVGGQVRVAGGSFLEIAQDAEHLRIAMFRRAKELDDLSLAPGPIAAFRREALEGIGGFVEDIVEDYATTRAVKALGKVVYAPRARVWTEMPKSLAVLWRQRRRWFLGDLKNLGGGFTKDLTFLLLSDVVAFFDVIVPPLLLLTGQFEFFALWWFFETFTMLLPTLFEGGRLINALLFPVIVWFWAAFYLVLHIYGYLSVLLRRI, via the coding sequence ATGGACCCGCTCCTTCCATGCCTTGCCGTTCTCCTGCTCTGGGATGGGTACTTCTTCGTTAATTACATACTGCACATCTTCAGAGAGTACCAAACCGGACGATGGCTTCCCGCGGTGTCGATACTCATCCCCGCCTACAACGAAGGGGAGAGGGTTCTCAGGGCCATAGAGTCCGCCCTCTCTCAGGATTACCCTGACTTTGAAGTTATAGTGATCGACGACGGGAGCGGGGACAACACCTTTGAGGTAGCTTCCTCGGTCAAGAGCGCCCGGCTGAAGGTTTACAGGATGGAGCACGGTGGAAAGGCCAGAGCCTTGAACTTCGGCCTCTCGAAGGCTTCCGGAGAGATTATAATAACGACCGACGCCGATAGCAGACTCGAACCCGATGCGGTTAAGGAGCTGGTGAGGCGCTTCTATTCGGATGAAGTCCTCGGCGTTGGCGGACAGGTTCGCGTCGCTGGGGGCTCTTTCCTTGAGATTGCTCAAGATGCGGAGCACCTCAGGATAGCGATGTTCCGCAGGGCGAAGGAGCTGGACGACCTGAGCCTCGCCCCCGGCCCGATAGCTGCCTTCCGCAGAGAGGCCCTTGAGGGGATCGGCGGCTTCGTTGAGGACATCGTCGAGGACTACGCCACCACAAGGGCCGTCAAGGCGCTTGGAAAGGTCGTCTACGCCCCACGCGCGAGGGTCTGGACGGAGATGCCAAAGAGCCTCGCCGTTCTCTGGCGCCAGAGGAGGCGCTGGTTTCTCGGCGACCTGAAGAATCTCGGGGGAGGTTTCACGAAGGACCTGACGTTTCTGCTCCTTTCGGACGTCGTGGCGTTTTTCGATGTGATCGTTCCGCCGCTTCTCCTCCTCACAGGGCAGTTTGAGTTCTTCGCCCTCTGGTGGTTCTTCGAGACCTTCACGATGCTCTTACCGACTCTCTTCGAGGGCGGAAGGCTGATAAACGCACTCCTATTTCCGGTTATAGTCTGGTTCTGGGCGGCATTCTATCTCGTCCTCCACATATACGGCTATCTCTCCGTCCTCCTCCGAAGGATATGA
- a CDS encoding DUF2341 domain-containing protein, producing the protein MLTRIRTASTALVLIIILGTFGLAVPGINISAQEIGAGSNYLVSPVREGRYALWTTDGRYNPYTPLGDVVHVELILGGDLPEGSEVTVVLYNSSGQRISDGTLVVPQGGLPGGTAFNVSVSQVPASWVDVSKTRVVVLSKDYASDAGKPILVALQKVGLGTYDEKYSQAMIITGSNAPLNWYTIPVGLGISDPNFNWDTVYFTNASGDCLYYWMESQGADSQGSSAWFWLNVTNIPANSQTEIYINYGGSGNPCADHNDPDKVFLLYDDFNDLSNWNSRGGVSPPSNGVLSLYPGQWIWTKRRFPAPYHVGAVVSLGPDDMTNPYDVISSIFGDIPVSLGSFFLPWILPSGEGYGEGIGTAYWFTQIPLNGETQFNVNSLQLDKNSVSWNYGISGSRYTVGRWSFVDMISLGDAIAIYQNGNSMAYYNVPPGQYGSVGLGQYSGGPLLIDYLFVRKYVNPEPAWDLGNFYYHLTFNPQPPQTTSSITLSSSKSISIASLPTIPPESPSQQISQKTLLITPYSDKWNLVGLNLTSPLIERYGQNLLEKRIRELITPPRGGP; encoded by the coding sequence ATGCTAACAAGGATCAGAACGGCTTCAACTGCGCTGGTTTTAATCATAATTCTCGGAACGTTTGGATTAGCCGTGCCTGGGATTAACATCAGCGCTCAGGAGATTGGGGCTGGCTCAAACTACCTCGTGAGCCCTGTTCGTGAGGGAAGGTACGCCCTCTGGACCACTGACGGGAGATACAATCCGTATACCCCGCTTGGTGATGTGGTACATGTGGAGTTGATTCTTGGTGGGGATCTGCCAGAGGGCTCCGAAGTTACGGTTGTGCTGTATAATTCCTCCGGCCAGCGTATTTCCGATGGTACGCTTGTTGTGCCTCAGGGAGGTCTTCCCGGGGGAACTGCATTTAACGTCAGCGTATCACAGGTGCCCGCTTCGTGGGTTGATGTGTCAAAAACCAGGGTGGTGGTGCTCTCAAAGGATTATGCCTCCGATGCGGGTAAACCAATCCTTGTGGCTCTTCAAAAGGTCGGATTGGGTACCTATGACGAAAAATATTCTCAGGCCATGATTATAACTGGAAGCAATGCTCCGCTGAATTGGTATACGATCCCAGTCGGGCTTGGGATTTCGGATCCCAACTTCAACTGGGACACCGTCTATTTCACAAACGCCTCGGGAGATTGTTTGTATTACTGGATGGAGAGCCAGGGGGCTGATTCGCAGGGTTCCTCAGCGTGGTTCTGGCTGAATGTTACCAACATTCCCGCTAATTCCCAGACGGAGATATACATCAACTACGGTGGCTCAGGAAACCCGTGTGCTGATCACAACGATCCGGACAAAGTTTTCCTGCTTTACGATGACTTTAACGACCTCTCCAACTGGAATTCGCGGGGGGGTGTTTCTCCTCCTTCGAACGGCGTTCTGTCACTCTATCCGGGGCAGTGGATTTGGACGAAGCGTCGATTCCCTGCACCATACCATGTCGGAGCTGTAGTCTCCCTGGGGCCGGATGATATGACGAATCCCTATGACGTCATTTCATCTATATTCGGGGACATTCCGGTTTCCCTTGGTTCTTTTTTCCTTCCTTGGATACTGCCGTCTGGAGAAGGATACGGTGAGGGAATTGGTACTGCTTACTGGTTCACGCAGATTCCCCTGAATGGAGAGACTCAGTTCAATGTTAACTCCCTCCAGCTGGATAAAAACAGTGTGTCCTGGAACTACGGAATTTCCGGTTCACGGTACACTGTGGGGCGGTGGAGTTTCGTTGATATGATTTCCCTCGGCGATGCCATTGCCATTTATCAGAACGGGAATTCAATGGCCTACTACAACGTCCCTCCTGGCCAATACGGCTCGGTTGGACTCGGCCAGTACAGCGGAGGCCCCCTGTTGATCGATTATCTCTTCGTCAGGAAGTACGTTAATCCAGAGCCCGCATGGGATCTGGGGAATTTCTACTATCACCTTACCTTTAACCCCCAACCTCCCCAGACGACGTCTTCCATAACCCTCTCAAGCTCGAAATCTATTAGCATTGCCTCTCTTCCCACGATCCCCCCTGAATCGCCTTCCCAGCAGATTTCACAGAAAACCCTTCTCATAACTCCATATTCCGACAAATGGAACCTGGTGGGGCTCAATTTAACATCCCCCTTGATTGAAAGATACGGGCAAAATCTGCTTGAAAAAAGAATCCGGGAGTTGATCACTCCCCCGCGGGGTGGTCCCTAG
- a CDS encoding RAD55 family ATPase, translating into MGERVSTGIPGLDFMLNGGLVSGRTYLVKGAPGTGKTTLAMHFAMAGVHNGENVLYVTLEEPAENLKADMMNFGFNLSDLHFTMIDATPTAERYVLMENFFESFAESMDKMLAAIKEQFKQRYYHRVVIDPITMLKVATKDDIEYRRSFLTFVKAVGRLKTTVILTSELQRTDVEEYLVSGVIELRMFELQGKLARGIRITKFRGSSFDGTIRPYKITDSGIVVYPDHVLPLP; encoded by the coding sequence ATGGGGGAGCGGGTTTCTACTGGAATCCCCGGGCTGGACTTCATGCTGAACGGGGGCCTTGTCTCCGGTAGGACGTATCTTGTTAAGGGAGCGCCGGGTACGGGTAAGACTACCCTGGCGATGCACTTTGCAATGGCGGGAGTGCATAACGGTGAAAACGTGCTGTACGTAACACTGGAGGAACCGGCGGAGAACCTTAAGGCGGACATGATGAACTTTGGCTTCAACCTCAGTGACCTGCACTTTACGATGATAGACGCCACCCCGACCGCGGAGAGGTACGTTCTCATGGAGAACTTCTTTGAGTCCTTTGCGGAGAGCATGGACAAGATGCTGGCCGCCATAAAGGAGCAGTTCAAACAGAGATACTATCACAGGGTTGTTATCGACCCGATAACCATGCTCAAGGTGGCCACGAAGGACGATATCGAGTACCGGAGGTCGTTTCTTACTTTTGTCAAAGCGGTGGGGAGGTTAAAGACCACGGTGATACTAACCTCCGAACTTCAGAGAACGGATGTTGAGGAGTACCTGGTTAGCGGGGTTATCGAACTCAGGATGTTTGAGCTGCAGGGGAAGCTTGCCAGGGGCATCAGGATAACAAAGTTCCGGGGTAGTTCCTTCGACGGTACCATCCGGCCGTATAAGATAACCGACAGCGGGATTGTTGTTTACCCTGATCACGTACTGCCATTGCCCTGA
- a CDS encoding transposase — MKIVLTYKMNHNWSVEDLLTEYQKLLQRAIDEIWENTTWKEKKAKHRYPIGNGKYKYYETTRLFPYFPKSNEFKRELRNKLLKDWPFAKHYVDSTIKTAYSILESWRQNYLKGRRKRKKPVVKRKFVRVKTTLMKVEGSKIRITVKPRKKYLELDYSNEWFYERIKDWKVGELIIREKDVYLTFSKEVEFSRRIKIGVDSNLMSLDVYHPEKGWIKVDLSELHGIAETYDRIIDRLKSIQKKAPKRISRLLQKYYARRRNRIEDYLNKLVVQLSREFPDTVFVFEDLNKFKMLENGSRDFNRKLSRSTWGKIVQKLSYRVPIEFVNPAGTSSTCPKCGSKLESRNGQVECPNCGFKSDGQFVGAFNIFVRGLGAALRGGEARDLLPYEPGGELRLVNPKSVVRVDLSGRTFTHVPS, encoded by the coding sequence GTGAAAATCGTCCTCACCTACAAGATGAATCACAATTGGAGCGTTGAGGACTTACTCACAGAGTATCAGAAACTCCTTCAGCGTGCGATTGACGAGATTTGGGAGAACACGACTTGGAAAGAAAAGAAGGCAAAACACCGCTACCCCATCGGAAACGGAAAATACAAGTATTATGAAACAACCAGACTATTCCCTTATTTTCCAAAATCCAACGAGTTCAAGAGAGAATTGAGGAATAAACTCCTCAAGGACTGGCCTTTTGCGAAACACTACGTTGATTCTACCATAAAGACTGCCTACTCAATCCTTGAGAGCTGGAGGCAGAACTACCTGAAGGGGAGGAGGAAGAGAAAGAAACCAGTCGTGAAGAGGAAGTTCGTTCGGGTCAAGACAACGTTGATGAAGGTTGAAGGTTCAAAAATCAGGATAACCGTCAAACCGAGAAAGAAATACCTTGAACTCGACTATTCTAACGAGTGGTTCTACGAAAGGATTAAAGACTGGAAGGTTGGTGAGCTGATAATCAGGGAGAAAGACGTTTACCTCACCTTCTCAAAGGAAGTAGAGTTTTCGAGAAGGATTAAAATCGGAGTTGATAGTAACTTAATGAGCCTCGATGTTTATCACCCTGAAAAAGGCTGGATTAAGGTTGATTTGAGCGAGTTGCACGGGATTGCAGAAACTTATGATAGAATTATTGATAGGCTCAAGAGTATCCAGAAGAAGGCTCCTAAGAGGATTTCGAGACTCCTTCAGAAATATTATGCCCGCAGGAGGAACAGGATTGAGGATTACCTGAACAAGCTGGTCGTTCAATTATCAAGGGAGTTTCCCGATACGGTTTTCGTTTTCGAAGATTTAAACAAGTTTAAAATGCTGGAGAACGGTTCGAGGGATTTTAATCGCAAACTTTCCCGCTCGACTTGGGGTAAAATTGTCCAAAAACTCTCTTACCGTGTTCCAATCGAGTTTGTTAATCCCGCTGGCACTTCCTCCACCTGCCCGAAATGTGGGAGTAAGTTGGAGTCCCGAAACGGGCAGGTGGAGTGCCCCAACTGTGGGTTTAAATCAGATGGGCAGTTTGTTGGAGCGTTCAATATTTTCGTGCGGGGACTTGGGGCCGCCCTGAGAGGGGGTGAGGCCCGTGATTTACTCCCCTATGAACCCGGAGGGGAGTTGAGGCTGGTGAACCCCAAGTCCGTCGTGAGGGTGGACTTGAGCGGGAGGACGTTCACTCACGTTCCTTCCTAA
- the pfdA gene encoding prefoldin subunit alpha, producing the protein MAEMNEMEKLAYEYQLLQAQAQLLAQNLELLTLGRNEFQAVKETLEELKKVEEEKPEILVPIGAGSFLKAHIDDKENAIVSVGAGYAIEKNLDDAIAYLDARIKEYDEAIAKTQEALRKLEGQLGELAQKAQELQQRQAMGFSVRK; encoded by the coding sequence ATGGCCGAGATGAACGAGATGGAGAAACTCGCTTACGAGTACCAGCTCCTTCAGGCCCAGGCGCAGCTCTTAGCTCAGAACCTCGAACTGCTCACCCTCGGGAGGAACGAGTTCCAGGCGGTCAAGGAGACGCTGGAGGAACTCAAGAAGGTTGAGGAGGAGAAACCTGAGATACTGGTGCCGATCGGGGCCGGCTCCTTCCTGAAGGCTCACATAGACGACAAGGAGAACGCGATAGTCAGCGTCGGCGCCGGCTACGCAATCGAGAAGAACCTCGACGACGCGATAGCGTATCTGGACGCGCGGATAAAGGAGTACGACGAGGCGATAGCCAAGACTCAGGAGGCTCTCAGAAAGCTGGAGGGACAGCTGGGGGAGCTCGCCCAGAAGGCACAGGAGCTTCAGCAGAGGCAGGCCATGGGCTTCAGCGTAAGGAAGTGA